In bacterium, the following are encoded in one genomic region:
- a CDS encoding formylglycine-generating enzyme family protein has product MKYRYLPLVMFAVFLCPCTGKKETDQTLKTMKSLPADMLMIPGGEFVMGSDSSEENPRHKVFVDTFYMDKCEVTNRQYGEFVKATGHPRPLFCRDTSLNKPQQPVVGVSYYDAQSYAMWAGKRLPTEAEWECAARGGLPEKEFPWGDEPPINRCNYAPDGEKDRDGFAFTARVGFFAANPYGLFDMAGNVWEWCSDFYDSSYYARSPLENPAGPDSGYTRVLRGGSWLSINTKHLRCSSRLELKPYVQDRYYGFRCVMDPY; this is encoded by the coding sequence TTGAAATACCGATATTTACCGTTAGTGATGTTTGCCGTATTTCTCTGTCCGTGCACTGGTAAAAAAGAAACAGACCAGACATTAAAGACAATGAAATCTCTACCCGCGGACATGCTGATGATACCCGGAGGCGAGTTTGTCATGGGTTCGGACTCAAGCGAGGAAAATCCCAGGCATAAAGTGTTCGTCGACACTTTTTATATGGACAAATGCGAGGTCACGAACCGGCAGTACGGGGAATTCGTCAAAGCGACCGGTCATCCTCGACCGTTATTTTGCCGCGACACTTCTTTGAACAAACCTCAACAGCCCGTGGTCGGGGTCAGCTATTACGACGCCCAATCCTACGCGATGTGGGCGGGTAAGCGGCTGCCGACCGAGGCGGAATGGGAATGCGCGGCGCGGGGCGGCTTACCGGAAAAAGAATTTCCCTGGGGCGATGAACCACCGATCAACCGCTGTAACTACGCGCCCGACGGCGAGAAAGATCGCGACGGGTTCGCGTTCACTGCCAGGGTCGGCTTTTTTGCCGCGAATCCTTACGGATTGTTCGACATGGCAGGTAACGTGTGGGAATGGTGCAGTGATTTCTACGATTCAAGTTATTATGCGAGGAGCCCGCTGGAAAACCCCGCCGGACCCGATTCCGGCTACACGCGCGTGCTGCGCGGCGGCTCGTGGCTCAGTATAAATACCAAGCACCTCCGCTGCTCATCGCGGCTCGAGCTGAAGCCCTACGTGCAGGACCGTTACTATGGCTTCCGGTGCGTTATGGATCCCTACTAG
- a CDS encoding YHS domain-containing protein has protein sequence MAIDPVCRMQVDEKTAQFKSLYKGVSYFFCSKPCKKSFDEDPEKYISGDQNQKPRSCCGK, from the coding sequence ATGGCGATCGACCCTGTTTGCAGGATGCAGGTTGATGAGAAAACGGCCCAATTCAAAAGCCTTTATAAGGGCGTATCGTACTTCTTCTGCTCAAAACCGTGCAAGAAATCATTTGATGAAGATCCCGAAAAATATATATCCGGAGACCAGAACCAGAAACCGCGGTCATGCTGCGGGAAATAA
- a CDS encoding Minf_1886 family protein produces MNEAEVLRQIIDQDKRYKIEAYLFVLEGLFYARNIFKKEGHVTGQELLEGIKRLGIERFGPLAKMVFEHWGITETVDFGNIVFNLVNSKILGKTEEDKIDDFKDIYDFDDVFVAHYKPTFSHFKTRT; encoded by the coding sequence ATGAACGAAGCCGAGGTTCTGCGTCAGATCATCGACCAGGACAAGAGATATAAAATCGAAGCTTACCTTTTCGTCCTGGAAGGCCTTTTTTATGCCAGGAACATTTTCAAAAAGGAAGGACACGTAACGGGCCAGGAACTGCTGGAAGGGATCAAACGGCTCGGTATTGAACGCTTCGGCCCCCTGGCAAAAATGGTGTTCGAACACTGGGGCATAACCGAGACCGTTGACTTTGGCAATATCGTTTTCAACCTCGTTAATTCAAAGATCCTGGGCAAAACGGAAGAAGACAAGATCGACGACTTCAAAGATATCTATGACTTTGACGATGTTTTTGTGGCGCACTACAAACCAACTTTCAGCCATTTCAAGACCAGGACCTGA